A window from Sus scrofa isolate TJ Tabasco breed Duroc chromosome 2, Sscrofa11.1, whole genome shotgun sequence encodes these proteins:
- the GIF gene encoding gastric intrinsic factor encodes MDSTGESGMARAALQLLTLLWAVAGTSTQTRSSCSVPSAEQPLVNGIQVLMEQSVTSSAFPNPSILIAMNLAGAYNTEAQELLTYKLMASNTSDLTTGQLALTIMALTSSCRDPGNRIAILQGQMENWAPPSLDTHASTFYEPSLGILTLCQNNPEKTLPLAARFAKTLLANSSPFNMDTGAMATLALTCMYNKIPVGSEEGYRALFSQVLRNTVENISMRIQDNGIIGNIYSTGLAMQALSVTPERPNKEWDCQKTMDTVLTEIKEGKFHNPMAIAQILPSLKGKTYLDVPHVSCSPGHEVPPTLPNHPSPVPTPAPNITVIYTINNQLRGVELLFNETISVSVKRGSVLLIVLEEAQRKNPKFKFETTMTSWGPVVSSINNIAENVNHRTYWQFLSGQTPLNEGVADYIPFNHEHITANFTQY; translated from the exons ATGGATAGcacaggagagagtgggatggccCGAGCTGCCCTCCAGCTCCTGACCCTTCTCTGGGCTGTGGCCGGAACCAGCACCCAGACCCGAAGCTCATGCT CTGTTCCCTCTGCAGAGCAGCCCTTGGTTAATGGCATCCAGGTGCTCATGGAGCAGTCCGTGACCAGCTCGGCCTTCCCAAACCCCAGCATCCTGATTGCCATGAACCTGGCCGGAGCCTACAACACAGAGGCCCAGGAGCTCCTGACTTACAAGCTCATGGCCAGCAACACCTCCG ACCTGACCACAGGTCAGCTCGCCCTCACCATCATGGCACTCACCTCCTCCTGCCGAGACCCTGGGAACAGAATAGCCATTCTACAGGGGCAAATGGAGAACTGGGCACCTCCAA gCCTTGATACCCATGCTTCAACCTTCTACGAGCCAAGTCTGGGGATCCTGACGCTGTGCCAGAATAACCCGGAGAAGACCTTACCGCTAGCAGCCCGTTTTGCCAAGACCCTGCTGGCCAATTCCTCTCCCTTCAACATGG ACACAGGAGCAATGGCAACCTTGGCCCTGACCTGTATGTACAACAAGATCCCCGTAGGCTCAGAGGAAGGGTACAGAGCCCTGTTCAGTCAGGTACTGAGGAATACTGTGGAGAATATCAGCATGAGGATCCAAGACAACGGAATCATTGGAAACATCTATAGCACTGGCCTCGCCATGCAG GCTCTCTCTGTGACACCTGAGCGACCTAACAAGGAGTGGGACTGCCAGAAGACCATGGATACTGTACTTACTGAGATTAAGGAGGGGAAATTCCACAACCCCATGGCCATTGCCCAAATCCTCCCTTCCCTGAAAGGCAAGACCTATCTAGATGTGCCCCATGTGTCTTGCAGCCCTG GTCATGAGGTGCCACCAACTCTACCCAACCACCCCAGCCCTGTTCCCACCCCAGCACCCAACATCACCGTCATATACACCATAAATAACCAGCTGAGGGGCGTGGAGCTGCTCTTCAATGAAACCATCAGTGTTAGTGTGAAAAGAGGATCCGTGCTACTTATTGTCCTAGAGGAGGCACAGCGCAAAAACCCCAAGTTCAA ATTTGAAACGACAATGACGTCCTGGGGACCGGTGGTCTCTTCTATTAACAATATCGCTGAAAATGTCAACCACAGGACGTACTGGCAGTTTCTGAGTGGCCAAACGCCCTTAAACGAag GAGTTGCGGACTATATACCCTTCAACCACGAGCACATCACAGCCAATTTCACACAGTACTAA